Proteins from one Geomonas agri genomic window:
- a CDS encoding SulP family inorganic anion transporter, producing MAILADFEEADPMNENKPRLFTTGDINAFFGLMLDNMSGLVIMAGILTGVFGMPRDLVLSRMLPGSAVGVLLGDLLYSWLAWRLARRTGRSDVTAMPLGLDTPSTFGMAFGVLGPCFLATKDAHLTWQVGMATIVLMGVFKVAASFFGPALRRSIPRAGLLGSIAAVALLLIAYLPFLKLFASPVVGFLSLGIVFISLLARYRLPLGLPGALAGIVVGTLAYYILGAAGLLPGGAPAPLAAPRFALYLPLPSLEFLEGIPRALGYLPLAIPFALATVVGGVDVTESAAVAGDDYNTRDILLVEGVATLVAGMCGGVMQSCPYIGHPAYKDMGGRAGYTVATALFIGAAAVTGYLSFLVGLLPEAAVAPILIFIGIEITAQAFEATKQSHYRAVAVSFIPVIACLTTIEFGQMLGGLGKSAADLTGDLLATWQATTILGNGFIVTSLLWGAAFANVLDHRPGKAAVYLLLCSVLTACGIIHSPLASGAMFSPLVPPQPIVWHLAAGYAAMAFTFWLLALVGSASAAPE from the coding sequence ATGGCAATTTTGGCCGACTTCGAGGAGGCCGATCCCATGAACGAGAACAAACCCAGGCTCTTTACCACCGGCGACATCAACGCCTTCTTCGGTCTGATGCTGGACAACATGTCCGGCCTGGTGATCATGGCCGGCATCCTCACCGGCGTATTCGGAATGCCGCGCGACCTGGTCCTGTCCCGGATGCTTCCCGGCAGCGCGGTGGGCGTGCTGCTGGGCGACCTGCTCTATTCCTGGCTCGCCTGGCGCCTGGCCCGCCGCACCGGGCGCAGCGATGTCACCGCCATGCCCTTGGGGCTCGATACCCCATCAACCTTCGGCATGGCCTTCGGGGTCCTCGGGCCCTGCTTCCTGGCCACCAAAGACGCCCACCTCACCTGGCAGGTAGGCATGGCCACCATCGTCCTCATGGGGGTGTTCAAGGTGGCCGCCTCCTTCTTCGGCCCCGCCCTGAGACGGAGCATCCCGCGCGCGGGCCTGTTGGGAAGTATCGCCGCGGTCGCGCTCCTCCTGATCGCCTACCTCCCCTTTTTGAAACTGTTCGCCTCACCGGTGGTCGGCTTCCTCTCGCTGGGCATCGTCTTCATCTCCTTGTTGGCGCGCTACCGTCTCCCGCTCGGCCTTCCCGGCGCCCTGGCCGGCATCGTGGTCGGCACCCTCGCCTACTACATCCTCGGCGCGGCCGGCCTGCTTCCCGGCGGCGCGCCCGCCCCGCTTGCCGCGCCGCGGTTTGCCCTGTACCTGCCGCTCCCCTCCCTCGAGTTCCTGGAGGGCATCCCCCGGGCGCTCGGCTACCTGCCGCTGGCCATCCCGTTCGCCCTGGCTACCGTTGTCGGCGGGGTCGACGTCACCGAGAGCGCCGCGGTCGCCGGGGATGACTACAACACCCGCGACATCCTGCTGGTTGAGGGGGTCGCCACGCTGGTCGCCGGGATGTGCGGCGGCGTCATGCAGTCCTGCCCCTACATCGGCCATCCGGCCTACAAGGACATGGGGGGACGTGCCGGATACACCGTCGCCACCGCCTTGTTCATCGGCGCCGCCGCCGTCACCGGCTATCTCTCCTTCCTGGTCGGCCTGCTCCCCGAGGCAGCGGTCGCGCCCATCCTTATCTTCATCGGCATCGAGATCACGGCGCAGGCCTTCGAGGCGACCAAACAGAGCCACTACCGGGCCGTCGCCGTCTCCTTTATCCCGGTCATCGCCTGCCTCACCACCATCGAGTTCGGGCAGATGCTGGGCGGACTGGGCAAGAGTGCCGCCGATCTCACCGGGGACCTTTTGGCCACCTGGCAGGCCACCACCATCCTCGGCAACGGTTTCATCGTCACCTCGCTCTTGTGGGGTGCCGCCTTCGCCAACGTGCTCGACCACCGCCCGGGCAAGGCCGCCGTGTACCTGCTGCTCTGCTCGGTCCTGACCGCGTGCGGCATCATCCACTCGCCACTCGCCTCGGGCGCCATGTTCTCTCCCCTGGTGCCGCCCCAGCCCATCGTGTGGCACCTGGCTGCCGGCTATGCCGCCATGGCCTTCACCTTCTGGCTCCTCGCCCTGGTCGGCTCCGCCTCGGCCGCACCGGAGTGA